From the genome of Arthrobacter alpinus, one region includes:
- a CDS encoding succinate dehydrogenase cytochrome b subunit, producing the protein MAVNGVGSRQKALRSSVVLHAGMAISGLIMVLFLLAHMYGNLKIFEGQQAFDGYSEFLRTIAEPLLPYAGALWILRVVLLLCVAFHIYAAFTLWHRSRAATGGKGAWRYESTRNRRGVQRSYASFTLRWGGIIIGLFVIYHLLHLTADVIAPGGASSSPYERMVNGFSVWWVVLSYVVALAALGFHLRHGLWSAFASLGANTSLARRRGLNVAATAVTAVIVVGFLIPPLVILLGWVQ; encoded by the coding sequence ATGGCTGTCAACGGGGTTGGCTCACGGCAAAAAGCATTGCGGTCTTCCGTGGTGCTCCACGCGGGGATGGCCATTAGCGGGCTCATCATGGTGTTGTTCCTGCTGGCGCACATGTACGGGAACCTGAAAATCTTTGAGGGCCAGCAGGCGTTCGACGGCTACTCGGAATTTCTGCGCACCATTGCCGAGCCACTGCTGCCTTACGCCGGGGCGCTGTGGATCTTGCGCGTGGTGCTACTGCTGTGCGTGGCATTCCACATCTACGCTGCGTTCACGTTGTGGCACCGCTCCCGGGCGGCCACCGGCGGCAAGGGGGCGTGGCGCTATGAGAGCACCAGGAACCGTCGCGGCGTCCAGCGCAGCTACGCTTCCTTCACGCTGCGGTGGGGCGGCATTATCATCGGGCTGTTCGTCATCTACCATTTGCTGCACCTAACTGCCGATGTCATCGCACCCGGCGGGGCGTCGTCGAGCCCGTATGAGCGCATGGTCAACGGTTTCTCCGTCTGGTGGGTGGTGCTCTCCTACGTGGTGGCCCTCGCGGCGCTGGGATTTCACCTGCGCCACGGGCTGTGGAGCGCCTTTGCCTCTCTGGGCGCCAACACCTCGCTGGCACGCCGGCGGGGCCTGAACGTGGCCGCAACCGCCGTCACCGCCGTGATTGTGGTGGGGTTCCTGATCCCGCCGCTCGTGATCCTTCTGGGGTGGGTGCAGTAA
- a CDS encoding NAD(P)/FAD-dependent oxidoreductase has product MSEAFVIVGAGLAGAKAAEALRAQGFSGRILLFGTEPERPYERPGLSKSFLQGTSERENIYVHPKHWYAEHHVELRTSTTVTAIDREHKHIRLANGQQVPYAKVLLATGASPRELPDAGPHSVYYLRRVEDAIQLRFAFTKAKRVVIVGGGWIGLEVAAAARAAKVDVVLLERGEVPLLRILGPEMAKVFTDLHRSHGVDLRTGARLGHIIANADGRAKGVELVDGTRIEADLVVVGVGALPNTALAEAAGLAVDNGITVDEHLRTSDPDIFAAGDVANAFHPMLGQHIRMEHWFNALSQPAVAAKSMLGLEASYDQVPYFYSDQYELGMEYSGFVVPGGYDQVIVRGSTDTLEFVAFWLKDCRVLAGMNVNIWDVTETIKELVRSGVAVDVVKLSDASIPLADVLANAKDTGAKDTGAKSAGPARSADGPDQVH; this is encoded by the coding sequence ATGAGTGAAGCGTTTGTGATCGTCGGGGCGGGACTGGCCGGCGCGAAAGCCGCTGAAGCTCTGCGGGCGCAGGGCTTCAGCGGCCGCATCCTGTTGTTCGGGACGGAGCCGGAGCGGCCCTACGAACGGCCCGGCCTATCCAAGAGCTTTCTGCAGGGCACCTCGGAGCGGGAGAATATCTACGTCCACCCGAAGCACTGGTACGCGGAGCACCATGTTGAACTGCGCACCAGCACCACCGTCACCGCCATTGACCGCGAACACAAGCACATTCGGCTCGCCAACGGGCAGCAAGTCCCCTACGCCAAGGTGCTGCTGGCCACCGGAGCCTCACCGCGTGAACTGCCCGACGCCGGGCCCCACAGTGTGTACTACCTGCGCCGGGTGGAGGATGCCATCCAGCTCAGGTTTGCGTTCACCAAAGCCAAGCGCGTGGTCATTGTCGGCGGTGGGTGGATTGGCCTGGAAGTGGCGGCCGCCGCCCGCGCCGCCAAGGTTGACGTGGTCTTGCTGGAGCGCGGCGAGGTACCTCTGCTGCGCATTCTGGGACCGGAGATGGCCAAGGTGTTCACCGACCTGCACCGCTCGCACGGGGTCGATCTGCGCACGGGTGCCCGGCTGGGCCACATCATTGCCAATGCTGACGGCAGGGCCAAGGGCGTGGAGCTCGTTGACGGCACCCGGATCGAGGCGGATCTTGTAGTGGTGGGTGTCGGCGCACTGCCCAACACGGCCCTGGCCGAAGCCGCCGGGCTGGCCGTGGACAACGGTATCACCGTCGACGAGCACCTGCGCACCTCGGATCCGGACATTTTCGCGGCCGGCGACGTCGCCAACGCCTTCCATCCCATGCTGGGCCAGCATATCCGGATGGAGCACTGGTTCAACGCGCTCAGCCAGCCAGCGGTCGCGGCCAAATCCATGCTGGGGTTGGAAGCAAGCTATGACCAGGTCCCGTACTTTTACAGCGACCAGTACGAGCTCGGCATGGAATATTCCGGTTTTGTGGTGCCCGGCGGCTACGACCAGGTCATTGTCCGCGGCAGCACGGACACCCTGGAGTTTGTTGCCTTCTGGCTCAAGGACTGCCGCGTCCTGGCCGGCATGAACGTCAACATTTGGGATGTCACCGAGACCATCAAGGAACTGGTGCGCTCGGGCGTGGCGGTCGACGTCGTAAAGCTCTCCGACGCGTCCATTCCCCTGGCGGACGTCCTCGCCAACGCGAAGGACACCGGCGCGAAGGACACCGGCGCGAAGAGTGCGGGGCCGGCCCGCTCAGCGGACGGGCCGGACCAGGTCCACTAA
- a CDS encoding ATP synthase subunit C: MNPWLATIPVFLIAATGAVLLAKRWRKSAFKILMAVNVAVMVGALALLASALTAGPAVAAGVAPAAAAAAVATPGAGGAALIAAAIAVAGSSIGAAFAVAYTGSAALAAMSERPEIFGRAMVVVGLAEGIAIYGLIIAIILIGKA; encoded by the coding sequence GTGAATCCCTGGCTCGCCACGATCCCCGTCTTCCTCATCGCCGCAACAGGGGCCGTTCTCCTTGCCAAACGCTGGCGAAAGTCGGCGTTCAAGATCCTGATGGCGGTCAACGTCGCGGTGATGGTTGGCGCCCTAGCCTTGCTGGCTAGCGCCTTGACTGCCGGGCCAGCCGTCGCGGCGGGCGTGGCACCGGCTGCCGCCGCAGCGGCGGTCGCCACTCCCGGCGCCGGAGGGGCGGCACTGATAGCGGCAGCCATCGCCGTGGCTGGTTCCTCGATTGGGGCAGCCTTTGCGGTGGCCTATACCGGATCGGCGGCCTTGGCTGCGATGAGCGAACGGCCGGAGATCTTCGGCCGGGCGATGGTGGTGGTTGGCCTGGCCGAGGGGATCGCCATCTATGGCCTGATCATTGCCATCATTCTGATCGGTAAGGCGTGA
- a CDS encoding transcriptional regulator, translating to MSAPSSPAVFDELIYAPVRLRICAGLAPVQWAEFAQLPDVLGVADSVVSNHLKQLTNAGYVDMKRFTKGGGSHVRVALTAPGRNANVGHIAALRTMHEMDLRFRKRLSASV from the coding sequence GTGAGCGCCCCGTCTAGCCCCGCCGTGTTTGATGAGCTGATCTATGCCCCGGTACGTTTGCGCATCTGTGCCGGGCTGGCTCCTGTTCAGTGGGCCGAGTTTGCCCAACTACCTGATGTGCTTGGGGTTGCAGATTCGGTAGTGAGCAACCATCTTAAGCAGTTGACCAATGCCGGCTACGTGGACATGAAACGCTTTACCAAAGGCGGGGGCAGCCATGTCAGGGTTGCGCTGACGGCACCAGGTAGAAACGCCAACGTGGGACATATTGCCGCTCTGCGAACCATGCACGAGATGGACCTTAGGTTCCGGAAGAGGTTGTCTGCCTCTGTGTGA
- a CDS encoding 1-phosphofructokinase family hexose kinase produces the protein MDSFPTILATPILTLTMNPALDVSTSTDLVYSDHKLRCQGSHMDPGGGGANVARVIHRLGGHVLAIYTAGGTTGDTYRKLMEAQGIPAVVAAVRGNTRQNFTVDENSTGKQFRFVLEGTELSEDEWRNCLQLVQRSIRAGGYVVASGSLPPGVPDDFYARVARLARNADARCVVDTSGPALAEALAEGVFLIKPSRRELAEHAGTALDTEESQIAAAAELTGQGSAEYVALTLADAGAVLASKAGICRLQVPPVRVVSTVGAGDSFLAAFVLRLAQGYPAEVALRSAVAAGTAAVLTPATELCHRADVERFETEIAARTDTPR, from the coding sequence ATGGACAGCTTCCCCACAATTCTCGCCACACCGATCCTGACCCTCACCATGAATCCTGCATTGGACGTGAGTACCTCAACGGACCTCGTTTACAGCGACCACAAGCTTCGCTGCCAGGGAAGCCATATGGACCCGGGAGGCGGAGGGGCCAACGTTGCCAGGGTTATCCACCGGCTCGGCGGCCACGTCTTGGCTATTTACACAGCAGGCGGTACCACCGGAGACACTTACCGCAAGCTGATGGAAGCCCAAGGGATTCCCGCCGTCGTGGCGGCCGTGCGTGGGAACACCCGGCAAAACTTTACGGTCGATGAGAATTCAACCGGCAAACAATTCCGATTCGTCCTTGAAGGTACCGAACTCAGTGAAGACGAGTGGCGCAACTGCCTGCAGCTGGTCCAGCGCTCCATCCGTGCAGGCGGCTATGTCGTCGCCAGCGGCAGCCTGCCGCCCGGGGTCCCCGACGACTTCTACGCCCGCGTCGCCCGCCTGGCACGAAATGCCGACGCACGGTGTGTTGTGGACACCTCGGGACCGGCGCTCGCGGAAGCCTTGGCCGAAGGCGTGTTTTTGATTAAGCCCAGCCGCCGGGAGTTGGCTGAACATGCCGGAACCGCTCTTGACACCGAGGAGAGCCAGATCGCTGCGGCCGCAGAGCTGACGGGCCAAGGTTCCGCCGAATATGTCGCCCTGACCCTGGCCGATGCTGGAGCCGTGCTCGCCTCCAAGGCAGGGATCTGCCGCCTGCAGGTTCCCCCGGTACGGGTGGTCAGCACTGTCGGCGCCGGCGACAGCTTCCTGGCCGCCTTCGTGCTGCGGCTTGCCCAAGGATACCCGGCCGAGGTGGCCCTGAGGTCGGCGGTTGCGGCAGGAACTGCAGCCGTCCTGACACCGGCCACCGAACTGTGCCACCGCGCCGACGTCGAACGGTTCGAGACGGAAATTGCGGCCAGAACCGACACGCCCAGGTGA
- a CDS encoding V-type ATPase 116kDa subunit family protein: protein MKRRDSLAPARMQRVALVVPGDALKSMLVAIANSALVELELPYEPGDSDEEVEKAAAAAVVSGPTAALVGWVPQRRIAALTEALAPLGAAVVPLQRPRWIQAPTLLGASGRPGISRTLVDTYGTVPYADLDPSRLAAMAYVLMFGMMFGDVGHGAMLLACGLILRSGRIRKLAALKRAWLFVSAAGLAAMVFGALYGEAFGPTGLVPVLWLEPLANPVPLLLAGLGVGAFLLAGAYAVGTINRVREGGWGLALYARSGAAGSLLFLAVGLLVWGLAAGIGILNAAAVILAMVALIFIFIGLFVEAGGGGTGVVQAFIELVDTVIRLGSNIVSFARLAAFGLTHAALLMVVWNGTTALWGPGWRAGAAILLFLVGNIVTFALEALVAGIQALRLEYYELFSRVFQTEGRPFKPWSPDVGTTEVPTGSTTPTATERPLQ, encoded by the coding sequence ATGAAGCGCCGTGATTCGCTGGCCCCCGCCCGAATGCAACGGGTTGCACTGGTGGTGCCTGGCGACGCGCTGAAAAGCATGCTCGTCGCCATCGCCAACAGCGCACTCGTGGAACTGGAACTGCCGTATGAACCTGGCGATAGCGACGAAGAAGTGGAGAAGGCCGCTGCGGCCGCTGTCGTCTCCGGGCCCACCGCGGCATTAGTGGGCTGGGTGCCGCAGCGCCGGATTGCCGCGCTCACGGAGGCGCTCGCCCCGCTGGGCGCCGCCGTCGTTCCGCTACAGCGGCCGCGGTGGATCCAGGCCCCGACCCTCCTGGGTGCCAGCGGGAGGCCTGGCATCTCCCGAACCCTGGTGGACACCTACGGGACCGTGCCGTACGCAGACCTTGACCCCTCACGACTGGCGGCCATGGCTTACGTCCTGATGTTCGGCATGATGTTCGGCGACGTCGGGCACGGCGCCATGCTGCTGGCCTGCGGCTTGATCCTGCGCAGCGGCCGGATCAGGAAACTCGCCGCGCTGAAAAGGGCGTGGCTGTTTGTCAGTGCCGCCGGCCTAGCCGCCATGGTGTTTGGGGCGCTGTACGGAGAGGCTTTCGGCCCCACCGGACTGGTACCCGTGTTGTGGCTGGAACCCCTGGCCAATCCGGTGCCGCTGCTGCTGGCAGGCCTGGGGGTTGGCGCGTTTCTGCTGGCGGGCGCCTACGCCGTCGGCACCATCAATCGCGTGCGTGAGGGCGGGTGGGGCCTGGCGCTGTACGCCCGCTCCGGCGCGGCCGGGTCGCTGTTGTTCCTGGCAGTGGGGCTACTTGTCTGGGGTCTGGCCGCAGGCATCGGGATCTTGAACGCCGCCGCCGTCATCCTCGCCATGGTGGCCCTCATCTTCATTTTCATCGGCCTGTTCGTTGAGGCCGGGGGTGGGGGTACCGGTGTCGTTCAGGCGTTCATTGAACTTGTGGACACCGTCATCCGGCTCGGGTCCAACATTGTCTCCTTCGCCCGCCTCGCCGCCTTCGGGCTGACCCATGCGGCGCTGCTGATGGTGGTCTGGAACGGAACGACGGCGCTCTGGGGACCGGGATGGCGCGCAGGAGCGGCCATTCTGCTGTTCCTGGTGGGCAATATTGTGACCTTTGCGCTGGAGGCCCTGGTGGCAGGAATCCAGGCCCTGCGCCTGGAATACTACGAACTGTTCTCACGCGTTTTCCAAACCGAGGGCCGCCCCTTCAAGCCGTGGTCCCCGGACGTGGGCACCACCGAGGTCCCGACAGGCTCGACCACTCCAACCGCAACCGAAAGGCCCCTACAGTGA
- a CDS encoding V-type ATP synthase subunit A, with the protein MDPVAARRDGTVVRVSGPLVEIEGVEGLSMLELVTLGPQRITAETVAIAGSKATLQAYEYTGGLKAGDVASATEDELSALMGPGLLGQVFDGLMRPLSSAPMWLTPERSGSADDPTVLAREWTFVPAAVCGKNVSPGEVLGTVPGAGSVEHRVLVPAGVSGEITWLAPEGKVHVLDPVAVVAGRKVALAEPTPIRQARPFLARHSDAVPLHTGQRVLDLVFPVARGAAATVPGGFGTGKTMMLQQIAKWSDADVIVYVGCGERGNEMADVLAGLSQLEDARTGGKLIERTVIIANTSNMPMMAREASIFTGIAVAEYYRDMGYDVVVIADSTSRWAEALREFANRNGDLPAEEGYPANLASELASFYERAGRVTTLGGNTASVTVIGAVSPAGGDMSEPVTTDSQRFVRSLWMLDKDLAYSRHYPAVSWTGSFARDADELGAWHAANGQPGWASRRARAVALLAEADRLDELAQIIGQASLPGHEQVLLLGGRLLRDGVLMQNALSPNDGFCSAEKGAALLDAVLDVVDTCQLLVERGVAAATIEAADFGPVLRAREDFGPSDDAAVRARTATVLDVLEALQ; encoded by the coding sequence GTGGACCCGGTAGCAGCCAGGCGGGATGGGACGGTGGTGCGGGTCAGCGGACCCCTCGTGGAGATCGAGGGCGTGGAGGGGTTGTCCATGCTTGAATTGGTCACGCTCGGTCCGCAGCGGATCACTGCCGAAACGGTGGCCATTGCCGGGAGCAAGGCAACGCTACAGGCCTATGAGTACACGGGCGGCCTCAAGGCCGGGGACGTTGCCTCCGCCACGGAGGACGAGCTCTCTGCACTCATGGGGCCGGGCCTGCTGGGCCAAGTATTCGACGGGCTGATGCGGCCCTTGTCGTCTGCGCCGATGTGGCTGACACCGGAGCGGTCGGGATCCGCCGACGATCCCACGGTCCTGGCCCGCGAGTGGACCTTCGTTCCTGCTGCTGTCTGCGGTAAGAATGTTTCCCCCGGCGAGGTGCTCGGCACCGTGCCAGGTGCAGGCTCGGTGGAACACCGCGTCCTGGTGCCTGCCGGCGTGTCCGGGGAGATCACTTGGCTGGCGCCGGAAGGCAAGGTGCATGTGCTGGATCCGGTCGCCGTGGTTGCCGGCCGCAAGGTAGCCCTGGCCGAACCTACCCCGATACGCCAGGCACGTCCCTTCCTCGCCCGGCACAGCGATGCCGTGCCGCTGCACACCGGTCAGCGGGTCCTAGACCTGGTGTTCCCGGTGGCACGTGGCGCTGCGGCGACTGTTCCGGGGGGCTTTGGCACAGGGAAAACCATGATGCTGCAGCAGATCGCCAAGTGGAGCGACGCCGACGTCATCGTCTATGTGGGGTGCGGGGAACGCGGCAATGAGATGGCCGACGTACTTGCCGGGCTCTCGCAGCTTGAGGACGCCCGGACCGGGGGAAAGCTGATCGAGCGCACCGTCATCATCGCCAACACCTCTAATATGCCCATGATGGCGCGCGAGGCCAGCATCTTCACCGGAATCGCGGTGGCCGAGTACTACCGCGACATGGGGTACGACGTCGTCGTGATCGCCGACTCCACCTCACGGTGGGCTGAGGCTCTGCGTGAGTTTGCCAACCGCAACGGTGACCTTCCCGCCGAGGAGGGCTACCCGGCCAACCTCGCCTCCGAGCTTGCATCGTTCTATGAGCGGGCGGGCCGGGTTACGACGCTTGGCGGGAACACGGCCTCGGTCACCGTGATCGGTGCTGTCTCCCCGGCTGGCGGCGATATGAGTGAACCTGTCACCACCGACTCCCAGCGCTTCGTCCGGTCGCTGTGGATGCTGGATAAGGACCTGGCCTACTCCCGCCACTATCCCGCGGTCAGTTGGACGGGCTCCTTTGCCCGGGATGCTGACGAACTGGGTGCCTGGCACGCGGCCAACGGACAACCTGGCTGGGCCTCTCGCCGGGCACGCGCCGTCGCCCTTTTGGCGGAGGCGGACCGGCTGGACGAACTGGCGCAGATTATCGGCCAGGCCTCGCTGCCCGGGCACGAGCAAGTCCTGTTGCTGGGCGGGCGGCTGCTCCGGGACGGGGTGCTGATGCAAAACGCACTGAGCCCCAACGACGGTTTTTGTTCCGCCGAGAAGGGTGCCGCGTTGCTGGATGCGGTGCTCGACGTCGTTGACACCTGCCAGCTGCTCGTGGAGCGTGGCGTGGCAGCCGCCACCATTGAGGCAGCCGATTTTGGGCCGGTCCTGCGGGCCCGGGAAGACTTCGGACCCTCCGACGATGCGGCGGTGCGGGCCCGCACCGCCACAGTGCTAGATGTTTTGGAGGCGCTGCAATGA
- a CDS encoding NAD(P)-dependent oxidoreductase — translation MTAFAQEPQDSRMAVVLGIPADALLTGAIRNVDARIEVLQMGGLDPVVRARMLADAEVLFGIPAGTPAQLRELLHSNAALRWVHATCRQSLERLQAADPSEEARERMLVTGPGGGHAAAVAEFAMSGLLDFARPSPGVGSAAERAPSELAGQTLLVVGLGAVGAEVARLGKAFGMRFLAMTRTGNGRAPHVDELRPARFLGDMLPVSHAVVLALPCNDHTAGK, via the coding sequence ATGACTGCTTTTGCGCAGGAACCGCAGGACTCCCGGATGGCCGTTGTGCTCGGCATACCTGCCGATGCGCTGCTGACCGGCGCCATCAGGAACGTGGATGCCCGGATCGAGGTGCTTCAAATGGGCGGCCTGGATCCGGTGGTGCGTGCGCGGATGCTAGCGGACGCCGAGGTCCTCTTCGGGATTCCGGCCGGGACCCCTGCCCAGTTGCGGGAGCTGCTGCACAGCAATGCCGCACTGCGATGGGTTCATGCGACGTGCCGGCAGTCACTGGAGCGGCTGCAGGCCGCTGACCCCAGCGAGGAAGCCCGAGAACGAATGCTGGTCACCGGACCTGGCGGGGGACATGCCGCGGCGGTGGCTGAATTTGCGATGTCCGGGTTGCTGGACTTTGCCAGGCCGTCACCCGGTGTTGGATCGGCCGCCGAGCGGGCGCCGTCGGAGCTTGCGGGCCAGACGCTTCTTGTTGTGGGCCTGGGCGCGGTGGGCGCCGAGGTGGCACGCCTGGGCAAGGCGTTTGGCATGCGGTTTTTGGCCATGACCCGGACAGGGAACGGTCGTGCGCCCCATGTCGATGAACTCCGCCCGGCGCGTTTTTTGGGGGACATGCTCCCGGTCTCCCACGCCGTCGTATTGGCCTTGCCGTGCAATGATCACACGGCAGGAAAATGA